From a region of the Methanothrix sp. genome:
- a CDS encoding RimK family alpha-L-glutamate ligase: MSRLGIFVNRQTLSSSEQLTALIKCRDAAESMGHTAEFIFPVDINRIPKLDALFIRANTDPMNATYVASRIASLYGIPVIDDPASIQICSDKVNMYLHLMKKNLPIPRTVFPSKREIVPEYARALFERLGTPLVLKEPSTSFSARVEKASNVQEFMRIAKRFLRLSDWIVVQEYVPSSFDWRIGVLNGEFLYACRYVIPAQTFKIQASVNGHLVYCGVESVPPEEVPSEIIDLGIEAGRAIGKGLYGVDIKESNGRLYVIEVNDNPSLDGGEDICYPDVYRRIISYLINGDQYADTLSYMPSRMDSYMGEARFDPSTQNVLGSEEPLAYRIDFER, from the coding sequence TTGAGCAGGTTGGGAATATTCGTCAACAGACAGACGCTTAGCAGCTCCGAGCAGCTGACTGCGCTCATAAAGTGCAGGGATGCTGCCGAGAGCATGGGTCACACTGCGGAGTTCATATTCCCGGTGGATATAAACAGGATTCCGAAGCTCGACGCGCTGTTCATCAGGGCGAACACAGATCCGATGAATGCGACGTATGTCGCATCGAGGATCGCGAGCCTCTACGGGATCCCTGTCATAGATGATCCGGCCTCGATCCAGATATGCTCCGACAAGGTCAACATGTACCTGCACCTGATGAAGAAGAACCTGCCCATACCCAGGACGGTCTTCCCGAGCAAGAGGGAGATAGTGCCGGAGTATGCCAGGGCGCTCTTCGAGAGGCTCGGCACGCCTCTGGTGCTGAAGGAGCCATCGACATCGTTCTCAGCACGGGTCGAGAAGGCATCGAACGTCCAGGAGTTCATGCGGATAGCGAAGCGGTTCCTGAGGCTTTCAGACTGGATCGTGGTGCAGGAGTACGTGCCGAGCAGCTTCGACTGGAGGATCGGTGTGCTCAATGGTGAGTTCCTGTACGCATGCAGGTATGTCATTCCTGCCCAGACCTTCAAGATCCAGGCATCTGTGAACGGACATCTCGTCTACTGCGGGGTGGAGAGCGTTCCGCCAGAGGAGGTCCCATCGGAGATCATAGACCTGGGGATTGAGGCTGGAAGGGCCATAGGCAAGGGCCTTTACGGGGTGGATATCAAGGAGAGCAACGGTCGTCTCTACGTTATAGAGGTCAATGACAACCCATCGCTCGATGGCGGCGAGGACATCTGCTACCCGGATGTCTACAGAAGGATAATCTCGTATCTCATAAACGGAGACCAGTATGCGGACACGCTCAGCTACATGCCATCCAGGATGGACAGCTACATGGGGGAGGCGAGGTTCGATCCATCCACCCAGAACGTGCTCGGATCTGAAGAGCCTCTTGCCTACAGGATCGACTTTGAGAGATGA
- a CDS encoding HVO_0476 family zinc finger protein, with protein MEGDIICPACDSATEHTVLHAGRDLLVRCEVCGTVHSVTSHHLRMTPLKVIVSSGPSSRVYRVSVPQNDMLSVGSEIVVDDGRSDVVVAEVTAIETERRVSYALAKDVKCVWARAVDDVLVKISVYRAGRTRSFRIMTKGDEVFSVGDVRDVEGIRYRIVKIKGRDGGFPESSEARDIVRVWGRQL; from the coding sequence ATGGAAGGTGACATAATCTGCCCTGCCTGCGACTCCGCAACTGAGCACACTGTTTTGCATGCGGGCAGGGATCTCTTGGTGAGGTGTGAGGTGTGTGGCACTGTGCACTCGGTGACATCTCATCATTTGAGGATGACCCCTTTGAAGGTTATCGTGAGCTCCGGGCCGAGCTCGAGGGTGTACCGCGTAAGTGTTCCTCAAAATGACATGCTCTCGGTCGGCTCTGAGATAGTGGTCGATGATGGGCGGAGCGATGTTGTCGTTGCGGAGGTAACTGCGATCGAGACGGAAAGAAGGGTTAGCTACGCACTTGCAAAGGATGTGAAATGCGTATGGGCGAGGGCCGTTGATGATGTTTTGGTCAAGATCTCCGTGTACAGAGCTGGCAGGACGAGATCTTTCAGGATCATGACGAAGGGAGACGAGGTTTTCTCGGTCGGAGATGTCAGGGATGTCGAGGGTATCAGGTACAGAATAGTGAAGATCAAGGGGCGTGACGGGGGATTTCCGGAGAGTTCCGAGGCCAGAGACATCGTGAGGGTATGGGGGCGGCAGCTTTGA
- a CDS encoding protein-L-isoaspartate O-methyltransferase, with protein sequence MRKERLIESLRNYVSERVVEAMSRVPRELFVPDELRPMAYEDRPLPIGYGQTISAPHMVAIMCDLLDLHEGMKVLEVGGGCGYHAAVMAELVGPSGHVYSVERIPELVEIARRNLERAGYRNVSMIAGDGSLGYREQAPYDRISVAASAPDIPEPLKEQLRPGGRMVIPVGSYSQDLLVVTKNHDIRVERAMGVIFVPLIGEYGFKDSFW encoded by the coding sequence TTGAGGAAGGAGAGGCTCATCGAGAGCCTCAGGAACTACGTGAGCGAAAGGGTTGTGGAGGCGATGTCGAGGGTGCCCAGGGAGCTCTTCGTTCCTGATGAGCTCAGGCCCATGGCGTATGAGGACCGCCCTCTCCCCATAGGCTACGGCCAGACGATATCCGCGCCGCATATGGTGGCGATAATGTGCGATCTGCTCGATCTGCATGAGGGCATGAAGGTCCTCGAGGTCGGAGGCGGCTGTGGATATCATGCTGCTGTGATGGCGGAGCTGGTTGGCCCATCTGGCCACGTCTACTCGGTGGAGCGCATCCCAGAGCTGGTCGAGATTGCACGCCGGAATCTCGAGAGGGCGGGTTACAGAAATGTTAGCATGATCGCTGGAGATGGGAGTCTGGGGTACAGGGAGCAGGCGCCATATGACAGGATAAGCGTCGCAGCATCCGCGCCGGATATACCTGAGCCGCTGAAGGAGCAGCTCAGGCCAGGCGGAAGAATGGTTATCCCCGTCGGCTCATACTCACAGGACCTTCTTGTCGTTACAAAGAATCATGATATAAGGGTCGAGCGGGCCATGGGCGTCATATTCGTTCCACTCATAGGGGAGTACGGCTTTAAGGACTCGTTCTGGTGA
- a CDS encoding RimK-like ATPgrasp N-terminal domain-containing protein, with translation MYTLNKNGTVYIINENYFYKTEPYYTIVQNEFEGIRTVPSSSAVLDAYIVPICLEKARMAGIPVCEWVVSYAYITLPAIVYGLNYFSTPSEHFVVKDFTSAKKAIKHVTNYGKYPFCYQKISDEAEVAVYSSIFGRTVDCSEEVETLAEKIYAVFNIPLVSLVLVRDLGGYRLSSLAPVMYSQLSEKERELMKSILEKRVSG, from the coding sequence ATGTATACGTTAAATAAAAATGGAACCGTATACATCATCAACGAGAACTACTTCTACAAAACAGAGCCATACTACACGATAGTGCAGAACGAGTTCGAGGGCATCCGGACAGTTCCCAGCAGCAGTGCTGTTCTCGACGCGTACATTGTGCCGATATGCCTGGAGAAGGCGAGAATGGCAGGGATACCTGTATGCGAATGGGTCGTCTCCTACGCATACATAACACTTCCAGCGATAGTCTACGGGCTGAACTACTTCTCCACGCCCTCCGAGCATTTCGTCGTGAAGGACTTCACAAGCGCGAAGAAGGCGATAAAGCACGTGACGAACTACGGCAAGTACCCATTCTGCTATCAGAAGATAAGCGATGAAGCAGAGGTTGCTGTGTACAGCTCCATCTTCGGAAGAACGGTCGACTGCTCTGAGGAGGTGGAGACGCTGGCGGAGAAGATCTACGCCGTCTTCAACATACCACTGGTGAGCCTGGTGCTCGTCAGAGATCTTGGAGGATACCGTTTGTCATCACTTGCACCTGTGATGTACTCTCAGCTCTCAGAGAAAGAGAGGGAACTGATGAAGAGCATACTTGAGAAGAGGGTGAGCGGTTGA
- a CDS encoding carboxypeptidase regulatory-like domain-containing protein codes for MDHVKHVILLAILLNLIAGSCQAFGAAGTKQPDWLTPWSTPQQAVTTVEPDYLNPFAVERPDWDPYAPFDSQQMVIERMDPIAEGLTIKDELRLPNILYVQQGGMLTTRASVILGDPIILWVRTSVPGNLLLYDNGRMVYSTGLMMPGWYRITGAHADLLVSHLYVMRVGGLLTNNVSVLVDPGRYPTTYSLVGRVVDQNGAGIPWARVIISGGEGGSFTINTDMLGYYGMDLPSGYYVITAVAPGYTFSQVSAKVWLGTVSAAPTIVGIPTGQPVPVSYSPVSAPSAQTSTGIQDAPASIPGYSRGIGRVVF; via the coding sequence ATGGATCATGTAAAGCACGTAATTCTGCTCGCGATTCTGCTAAATCTCATCGCGGGCTCCTGCCAGGCTTTTGGGGCTGCCGGAACGAAGCAGCCTGACTGGCTGACCCCATGGAGCACGCCGCAGCAGGCCGTCACGACTGTTGAGCCAGATTACCTGAACCCATTTGCTGTGGAGCGACCTGATTGGGACCCGTATGCTCCATTTGATTCTCAGCAGATGGTTATCGAGAGGATGGATCCCATTGCAGAGGGGCTGACCATAAAGGATGAGCTGAGGCTGCCGAACATTCTATATGTTCAGCAGGGCGGCATGCTCACGACCAGGGCATCTGTGATTCTCGGAGACCCGATCATACTCTGGGTGCGCACATCAGTTCCAGGCAATCTCCTGCTTTACGATAACGGCAGGATGGTTTACTCAACAGGTCTCATGATGCCCGGGTGGTACAGGATAACAGGAGCACATGCCGATCTTCTCGTATCCCATCTCTACGTCATGAGGGTGGGCGGGCTTCTCACAAACAACGTCTCGGTGCTGGTCGACCCGGGGAGGTACCCCACGACATACAGCCTGGTCGGGCGGGTGGTTGACCAGAACGGCGCCGGCATCCCCTGGGCGAGGGTCATAATCTCCGGAGGGGAGGGCGGAAGCTTCACCATAAACACTGATATGCTGGGCTACTACGGCATGGATCTGCCATCAGGGTACTATGTGATAACAGCCGTTGCCCCAGGATACACATTCAGCCAGGTATCAGCCAAGGTCTGGCTCGGCACGGTCTCTGCCGCACCCACGATCGTGGGGATTCCAACAGGGCAGCCTGTTCCTGTGTCGTATTCGCCTGTCTCTGCCCCATCAGCACAGACGAGCACAGGGATCCAGGATGCACCTGCTTCGATCCCCGGATACTCGAGAGGGATAGGGCGGGTGGTGTTCTGA
- a CDS encoding thioredoxin domain-containing protein, with protein sequence MERKPNRLAGESSPYLRQHACNPVDWYPWSPEAFERARAEDRPIFLSIGYSTCHWCHVMARESFEDEEIAEMLNRAFVCVKVDREERPDIDAIYMEACQIMTGRGGWPLTIIMSPDGIPFFAATYIPKDGRLGMMGLRELIPLVEELWKNRRSELTALGSRVLNAMMESHVQSHVQNADESTLSRAYLEISGIFDWASGGFGRAPKFPLAQNLLFLLRYWHRTGEMKALEMVELTLREMRCGGIYDQLAYGFHRYSTDSSWGVPHFEKMLYDQALMSLAYLEAFQATGKRDHAIVADEILGFVAGELISPEGAFCSALDAESDGIEGGYYLWTMDQLQDALGDDLNKALDAYVLEPAGGSNGRNVLRISLKGELGDFKRSIEPLRRRLLEARSLRARPFRDEKVLADWNGLMIAAFSRGAQVLGDERWLRIASVAADFVISSMHRGGVLVHSHNGSRVSILDDYAFLIFGLIELYQAGFERRYLDRAEVLCEEMISHFLDPAGGFYYTMEDQGDHILRRKEVRDGAIPSGNAMATMDLLLLGKLLGRPDLEEIASGSFRNIRMDSLPAQVGLLIALDLALGPSYEIAILGDADGTKTMLRALWSVYVPRKVVVAGDRPPEWASALRPADGKATAYVCSGYTCSLPATDIGSMIELLDVRGFRGSESA encoded by the coding sequence ATGGAACGCAAGCCCAACCGTCTCGCTGGAGAGTCGAGCCCTTACCTCCGTCAGCATGCATGCAACCCTGTGGACTGGTACCCATGGTCGCCTGAGGCCTTCGAGCGTGCGAGGGCTGAGGACAGGCCGATATTTCTGTCGATAGGATACTCCACCTGCCACTGGTGCCACGTGATGGCAAGGGAGTCCTTTGAGGACGAGGAGATCGCTGAGATGCTGAACAGGGCATTTGTATGCGTGAAGGTGGACAGGGAGGAGAGGCCGGACATCGACGCGATCTACATGGAGGCCTGCCAGATCATGACCGGCAGGGGCGGATGGCCTCTGACGATCATAATGTCCCCGGATGGCATTCCCTTTTTTGCAGCCACATATATCCCGAAGGATGGGCGGCTCGGTATGATGGGGCTGAGGGAGCTCATACCGCTGGTGGAGGAGCTCTGGAAGAACCGGAGATCAGAGCTCACAGCTCTGGGATCCAGGGTGCTGAACGCCATGATGGAGTCACATGTGCAATCCCATGTGCAGAATGCGGATGAGAGCACTCTCAGCAGGGCTTACCTCGAGATTTCGGGGATATTCGACTGGGCCAGCGGAGGGTTTGGGAGAGCCCCGAAGTTCCCCCTGGCACAGAATCTGCTGTTCCTGCTCAGGTACTGGCACAGAACAGGGGAGATGAAAGCTCTGGAGATGGTGGAGCTGACGCTCAGGGAGATGCGATGCGGCGGCATATACGACCAGCTCGCATATGGTTTCCACAGATACTCAACTGATTCGAGCTGGGGGGTGCCACACTTCGAGAAGATGCTCTACGACCAGGCGCTTATGTCGTTGGCATATCTGGAGGCATTCCAGGCCACAGGAAAGAGGGATCACGCGATTGTGGCAGATGAGATACTCGGATTCGTCGCTGGGGAGCTGATATCCCCGGAGGGTGCGTTCTGCTCAGCGCTTGACGCCGAGAGCGATGGGATCGAGGGGGGATACTATCTCTGGACAATGGATCAGCTCCAGGATGCTCTTGGTGATGATCTGAATAAGGCGCTAGATGCGTATGTGCTCGAGCCCGCTGGCGGGAGCAATGGGAGGAACGTGCTAAGGATCTCGCTGAAGGGCGAACTGGGTGATTTCAAGCGCTCCATTGAGCCCTTGAGAAGGAGACTTCTGGAGGCGAGGTCTCTGAGAGCAAGACCCTTCAGGGATGAGAAGGTGCTTGCTGACTGGAACGGATTGATGATAGCAGCATTCTCCAGAGGCGCTCAGGTTCTGGGAGATGAGAGATGGCTCCGCATCGCATCCGTTGCAGCGGATTTTGTGATATCGAGCATGCACAGAGGCGGCGTGCTTGTGCATTCCCACAATGGCAGCAGGGTATCGATACTTGATGATTACGCATTCCTCATCTTCGGACTGATTGAGCTTTACCAGGCCGGTTTCGAGAGAAGGTATCTTGACAGAGCTGAGGTTCTGTGTGAGGAGATGATCTCCCACTTCCTCGATCCAGCCGGCGGGTTCTATTACACCATGGAAGATCAGGGAGATCACATCCTGCGGCGGAAGGAGGTTCGAGATGGCGCGATCCCCTCAGGCAATGCGATGGCCACAATGGACCTCCTTCTGCTCGGGAAACTTCTCGGCAGGCCGGATCTGGAGGAGATCGCCTCTGGAAGCTTCAGGAACATCAGAATGGACTCCCTTCCTGCACAGGTCGGACTACTGATCGCTCTCGACCTCGCGCTAGGACCTTCGTATGAGATCGCAATCCTGGGCGATGCGGATGGGACAAAAACCATGCTTCGCGCCCTCTGGTCCGTCTACGTGCCGAGAAAAGTTGTTGTCGCCGGGGATCGACCTCCAGAATGGGCATCAGCCCTGCGCCCCGCGGATGGGAAGGCCACGGCATATGTCTGCAGCGGATACACATGCAGCCTTCCAGCAACAGATATCGGAAGCATGATCGAGCTTCTCGATGTGAGAGGATTCAGGGGTTCTGAGAGCGCATAG